In Pyxicephalus adspersus chromosome 12, UCB_Pads_2.0, whole genome shotgun sequence, a genomic segment contains:
- the ZNF839 gene encoding zinc finger protein 839 isoform X1 translates to MAAPIGHDKMAAEAAGEFMQVVVGGDLEPGQQVVVLQGATGEEMRATDISSEFLQSIAHTDTIYYVQPDGSLVPGGTLAEVTGGEGTIGAPVMMDAALQLKNVADQVALRPGAPNQVTRINQKQVKSICVQVPGLKSESVEDVNADDNLSNPVNLGTNNTAVVTTQVVQVKATPQPAQPLVVKAVQPPVQVMIQQNPVQVKEQDDNNEGEDSAEEHGCCVAHHQYGSCALGNTEKPQKKGQKRKKVAKIKTRSGRISRPPKHKAKDYKFLKVGESIQDSSVDSEEYSELSSEDEDGSKEKAPRDGQTYAVKNSLFQCQKCEKSYMGKGGVFRHYRLYPAHGQMDPSFVVEDKKSGDIGGTVEPKKPIPRPRKRLLEDPANPTVSSQHTLAKDGLEMVLVPSPRRGRPQMTGRRFGRPRKILRNGTVEQHAVSVKEMIQQCEEKDLKEQVAPSFTKLLSVYDFLVLKVKQDHMDTKPLFPHVYREFEKLHSMVKSLAEEYVINMDQNVEKPLEVTDTKVAESLGISKEMTVKAAPSSSSVTAQQKVVFVEHNDESSDDELMPPSKRLKMGDADSKTEEEGLVAEDCETSHSGGLGQHDNNQLTFDSAPDPGTDSTSEEVEQTTTSATGDLLVEVAESLQPHTQSIDHSQESLSYEQSSDPSQSQDHPINLSCQLAEEILSLQTHIVQNDTKEAADTEPASNLTCDLQTEATELEISCDHNLSSDDCSQVVDHTRTVLSTSSVPTTLAEAVCREATQVSFVEVGGTLIPTTNAFTTGNLSGVTPAFSLNHGQELLFIQSAEEAATEEAVVIFDNTGAAETHLDTVVALVKM, encoded by the exons ATGGCGGCGCCGATCGGCCACGACAAAATGGCGGCAGAGGCGGCAGGGGAGTTCATGCAGGTGGTGGTCGGCGGTGACTTGGAGCCCGGGCAGCAGGTGGTGGTACTGCAAGGGGCGACCGGTGAGGAAATGAGGGCGACGGATATTAGCTCGGAATTTCTGCAGTCTATCGCCCACACCGACACCATCTACTATGTGCAACCGGACGGCAGCCTGGTACCCGGGGGCACCCTGGCCGAGGTGACCGGGGGAGAGGGCACCATTGGGGCGCCAGTGATGATGGACGCAGCGCTGCAGCTCAAAAACGTGGCTGACCAAGTGGCCCTACGACCAGGGGCCCCTAACCAGGTGACCAGGATCAACCAGAAG CAGGTAAAATCTATCTGTGTCCAAGTTCCAGGCCTGAAATCTGAGAGCGTCGAAGATGTAAATGCAGACGATAACCTTTCCAACCCCGTGAACTTGGGCACCAATAACACCGCCGTCGTCACCACCCAGGTGGTGCAGGTGAAGGCCACCCCTCAGCCAGCGCAACCCCTTGTCGTCAAAGCCGTTCAGCCTCCTGTTCAAGTCATGATCCAGCAAAATCCCGTGCAGGTGAAAGAACAAGACGACAATAACGAGGGCGAGGATTCGGCTGAGGAGCACGGGTGTTGCGTAGCTCACCACCAATATGGCAGCTGTGCGCTGGGCAACACCGAGAAGCCTCAAAAGAAAGGGCAGAAGCGAAAAAAGGTCGCCAAGATTAAAACCCGCTCTGGGCGGATCTCCCGGCCTCCCAAACACAAAGCCAAGGATTACAAGTTCCTGAAGGTGGGAGAATCCATTCAAGACAGCTCTGTGGATTCCGAGGAATATTCAGAGCTCAGCTCagaggatgaagatggcagcaaagAGAAAGCACCTAGGGACGGGCAGACGTACGCTGTTAAAAACTCCTTGTTCCAGTGTCAGAAATGTGAGAAGTCCTACATGGGTAAAGGAGGGGTGTTCCGCCACTACAGACTCTACCCGGCCCATGGGCAGATGGATCCGTCATTTGTCGTCGAAGACAAGAAAAGCGGAGACATCGGAGGAACAGTGGAACCTAAG AAGCCGATCCCAAGGCCTCGAAAGAGATTGTTGGAAGATCCTGCAAACCCCACCGTATCCAGTCAGCACACCTTGGCTAAGGACGGTTTGGAGATGGTGCTGGTGCCAAGCCCCCGTAGAGGACGTCCGCAGATGACTGGAAGGAGGTTTGGACGTCCTCGTAAAATATTGCGGAATGGGACGGTAGAACAACATGCAGTAAGCGTAAAAGAA atgaTCCAGCAATGTGAAGAGAAGGATTTAAAGGAACAAGTCGCACCAAGCTTTACCAAGCTGCTGTCAGTCTATGACTTTTTGGTCCTAAAG gTAAAACAAGATCACATGGACACTAAGCCATTGTTTCCTCATGTATATCGGGAATTTGAGAAGCTGCATTCTATGGTGAAGAGCTTGGCAGAAGAGTATGTCATTAACATGGATCAAAATGTGGAAAAACCTCTTGAAGTAACTGATACTAAG GTAGCAGAATCGTTGGGCATTTCCAAAGAGATGACAGTCAAAGCCGCCCCATCTTCTTCTTCGGTTACTGCTCAGCAGAAAGTGGTGTTTGTGGAACATAATGATGAG TCTTCAGATGATGAGTTGATGCCACCATCAAAGCGGTTAAAAATGGGTGATGCTGACagcaagactgaagaagaaggtTTAGTTGCAGAAGATTGTGAAACATCGCATAGTGGGG GTCTTGGACAGCATGATAACAATCAATTAACATTCGATTCAGCACCCGACCCTGGTACCGATTCTACAAGTGAAGAAGTGGAACAAACCACCACTTCAGCAACGGGCGATCTACTAGTGGAAGTCGCAGAAAGTCTGCAGCCACACACACAGTCTATAGATCATTCACAGGAATCCCTGTCTTATGAACAGAGCTCAGATCCTTCCCAGTCACAGGACCATCCTATTAACCTATCCTGTCAACTTGCAGAGGAAATTCTGAGTCTCCAAACTCACATTGTTCAGAATGATACAAAAGAGGCAGCTGATACAGAGCCTGCTTCAAATCTTACCTGTGACCTCCAAACTGAGGCAACTGAACTGGAAATATCTTGTGACCACAACCTATCTTCTGACGACTGTTCACAGGTTGTGGATCACACAAGAACTGTCCTGAGTACTTCTTCTGTTCCAACAACTTTGGCAGAAGCAGTGTGCAGAGAAGCCACCCAGGTGTCCTTTGTAGAGGTTGGAGGTACTCTGATCCCCACCACCAATGCTTTCACCACAGGAAATTTGAGTGGAGTCACGCCAGCTTTTAGCCTAAATCACGGACAAGAACTTCTGTTTATTCAAAGCGCAGAAGAAGCTGCTACAGAGGAGGCCGTAGTGATATTTGACAACACAGGAGCTGCAGAAACGCACTTGGACACGGTGGTGGCTTTGGTGAAGATGTAA
- the ZNF839 gene encoding zinc finger protein 839 isoform X2 produces the protein MAAPIGHDKMAAEAAGEFMQVVVGGDLEPGQQVVVLQGATGEEMRATDISSEFLQSIAHTDTIYYVQPDGSLVPGGTLAEVTGGEGTIGAPVMMDAALQLKNVADQVALRPGAPNQVTRINQKVKSICVQVPGLKSESVEDVNADDNLSNPVNLGTNNTAVVTTQVVQVKATPQPAQPLVVKAVQPPVQVMIQQNPVQVKEQDDNNEGEDSAEEHGCCVAHHQYGSCALGNTEKPQKKGQKRKKVAKIKTRSGRISRPPKHKAKDYKFLKVGESIQDSSVDSEEYSELSSEDEDGSKEKAPRDGQTYAVKNSLFQCQKCEKSYMGKGGVFRHYRLYPAHGQMDPSFVVEDKKSGDIGGTVEPKKPIPRPRKRLLEDPANPTVSSQHTLAKDGLEMVLVPSPRRGRPQMTGRRFGRPRKILRNGTVEQHAVSVKEMIQQCEEKDLKEQVAPSFTKLLSVYDFLVLKVKQDHMDTKPLFPHVYREFEKLHSMVKSLAEEYVINMDQNVEKPLEVTDTKVAESLGISKEMTVKAAPSSSSVTAQQKVVFVEHNDESSDDELMPPSKRLKMGDADSKTEEEGLVAEDCETSHSGGLGQHDNNQLTFDSAPDPGTDSTSEEVEQTTTSATGDLLVEVAESLQPHTQSIDHSQESLSYEQSSDPSQSQDHPINLSCQLAEEILSLQTHIVQNDTKEAADTEPASNLTCDLQTEATELEISCDHNLSSDDCSQVVDHTRTVLSTSSVPTTLAEAVCREATQVSFVEVGGTLIPTTNAFTTGNLSGVTPAFSLNHGQELLFIQSAEEAATEEAVVIFDNTGAAETHLDTVVALVKM, from the exons ATGGCGGCGCCGATCGGCCACGACAAAATGGCGGCAGAGGCGGCAGGGGAGTTCATGCAGGTGGTGGTCGGCGGTGACTTGGAGCCCGGGCAGCAGGTGGTGGTACTGCAAGGGGCGACCGGTGAGGAAATGAGGGCGACGGATATTAGCTCGGAATTTCTGCAGTCTATCGCCCACACCGACACCATCTACTATGTGCAACCGGACGGCAGCCTGGTACCCGGGGGCACCCTGGCCGAGGTGACCGGGGGAGAGGGCACCATTGGGGCGCCAGTGATGATGGACGCAGCGCTGCAGCTCAAAAACGTGGCTGACCAAGTGGCCCTACGACCAGGGGCCCCTAACCAGGTGACCAGGATCAACCAGAAG GTAAAATCTATCTGTGTCCAAGTTCCAGGCCTGAAATCTGAGAGCGTCGAAGATGTAAATGCAGACGATAACCTTTCCAACCCCGTGAACTTGGGCACCAATAACACCGCCGTCGTCACCACCCAGGTGGTGCAGGTGAAGGCCACCCCTCAGCCAGCGCAACCCCTTGTCGTCAAAGCCGTTCAGCCTCCTGTTCAAGTCATGATCCAGCAAAATCCCGTGCAGGTGAAAGAACAAGACGACAATAACGAGGGCGAGGATTCGGCTGAGGAGCACGGGTGTTGCGTAGCTCACCACCAATATGGCAGCTGTGCGCTGGGCAACACCGAGAAGCCTCAAAAGAAAGGGCAGAAGCGAAAAAAGGTCGCCAAGATTAAAACCCGCTCTGGGCGGATCTCCCGGCCTCCCAAACACAAAGCCAAGGATTACAAGTTCCTGAAGGTGGGAGAATCCATTCAAGACAGCTCTGTGGATTCCGAGGAATATTCAGAGCTCAGCTCagaggatgaagatggcagcaaagAGAAAGCACCTAGGGACGGGCAGACGTACGCTGTTAAAAACTCCTTGTTCCAGTGTCAGAAATGTGAGAAGTCCTACATGGGTAAAGGAGGGGTGTTCCGCCACTACAGACTCTACCCGGCCCATGGGCAGATGGATCCGTCATTTGTCGTCGAAGACAAGAAAAGCGGAGACATCGGAGGAACAGTGGAACCTAAG AAGCCGATCCCAAGGCCTCGAAAGAGATTGTTGGAAGATCCTGCAAACCCCACCGTATCCAGTCAGCACACCTTGGCTAAGGACGGTTTGGAGATGGTGCTGGTGCCAAGCCCCCGTAGAGGACGTCCGCAGATGACTGGAAGGAGGTTTGGACGTCCTCGTAAAATATTGCGGAATGGGACGGTAGAACAACATGCAGTAAGCGTAAAAGAA atgaTCCAGCAATGTGAAGAGAAGGATTTAAAGGAACAAGTCGCACCAAGCTTTACCAAGCTGCTGTCAGTCTATGACTTTTTGGTCCTAAAG gTAAAACAAGATCACATGGACACTAAGCCATTGTTTCCTCATGTATATCGGGAATTTGAGAAGCTGCATTCTATGGTGAAGAGCTTGGCAGAAGAGTATGTCATTAACATGGATCAAAATGTGGAAAAACCTCTTGAAGTAACTGATACTAAG GTAGCAGAATCGTTGGGCATTTCCAAAGAGATGACAGTCAAAGCCGCCCCATCTTCTTCTTCGGTTACTGCTCAGCAGAAAGTGGTGTTTGTGGAACATAATGATGAG TCTTCAGATGATGAGTTGATGCCACCATCAAAGCGGTTAAAAATGGGTGATGCTGACagcaagactgaagaagaaggtTTAGTTGCAGAAGATTGTGAAACATCGCATAGTGGGG GTCTTGGACAGCATGATAACAATCAATTAACATTCGATTCAGCACCCGACCCTGGTACCGATTCTACAAGTGAAGAAGTGGAACAAACCACCACTTCAGCAACGGGCGATCTACTAGTGGAAGTCGCAGAAAGTCTGCAGCCACACACACAGTCTATAGATCATTCACAGGAATCCCTGTCTTATGAACAGAGCTCAGATCCTTCCCAGTCACAGGACCATCCTATTAACCTATCCTGTCAACTTGCAGAGGAAATTCTGAGTCTCCAAACTCACATTGTTCAGAATGATACAAAAGAGGCAGCTGATACAGAGCCTGCTTCAAATCTTACCTGTGACCTCCAAACTGAGGCAACTGAACTGGAAATATCTTGTGACCACAACCTATCTTCTGACGACTGTTCACAGGTTGTGGATCACACAAGAACTGTCCTGAGTACTTCTTCTGTTCCAACAACTTTGGCAGAAGCAGTGTGCAGAGAAGCCACCCAGGTGTCCTTTGTAGAGGTTGGAGGTACTCTGATCCCCACCACCAATGCTTTCACCACAGGAAATTTGAGTGGAGTCACGCCAGCTTTTAGCCTAAATCACGGACAAGAACTTCTGTTTATTCAAAGCGCAGAAGAAGCTGCTACAGAGGAGGCCGTAGTGATATTTGACAACACAGGAGCTGCAGAAACGCACTTGGACACGGTGGTGGCTTTGGTGAAGATGTAA